One genomic region from Osmerus mordax isolate fOsmMor3 chromosome 4, fOsmMor3.pri, whole genome shotgun sequence encodes:
- the lsp1a gene encoding non-muscle caldesmon isoform X1, whose amino-acid sequence MSGAILRRNSSKQGLQNLLRVTAQRSVEDAEEVERERRRRARESFRRGSSPPGGVSQDNGTPAEDGLYDGELKTSSSLEEDEGFSDWTQRLERRRQQRMEELGQGQERGQARGQEREKEAASRAAETPENTLSVTDTAATRLQRKAKEGEEDEVKTLTWKEGEKRRKGNEEDKEERGRGGVKQREQEEVRVEQMRVLKKKENQRPEVEVKERRQEVKVSHTSKVFVNQEAKHNTNGNVAREEVTSHLVKTKRTSSTSIRHAAPAAELGEAEERAMILETEQRLEKFRRCHQEKENQELELLRVRQAEAEQELEELKRRREERREAREGEERRRGAEEQLRQAKEEAERRRMKEDIERRRMEAAEKMKTLSASGEEGEGVFSPVSHTHKITERTESLNRSLKKSNSFKKTLPPILLSKMDDRLEQYTQAIESSQEAKAAKQALVDIPSTPEAVASKKNLFEAGEAWSQSPAKGTPCKDAEGLKVGVADLITQWVKGNPDDSGKQSPSRPSDVRPGDVMQKKNMWEIIGDSSPGRPGAKGTPSGKRYKFVVTGHGKYEKIPVDENGDEYTNADGKSDLCQVDY is encoded by the exons AGTGACGGCCCAGCGGAGTGTGGAGGACGCCGAGGAGGTTGAGAGGGAGCGCAGGCGGAGGGCGCGGGAATCCTTCCGCAGAGGCAGCAGCCCCCCCGGAGGCGTCTCCCAGGACAACGGCACCCCAGCTGAGGACGGCCT GTACGACGGCGAGCTGAAGACAAGCAGCTctctggaggaggatgagggcttcAGCGACTGGACCCAGCGCCTGGAGAGACGCCGGCAGCAGCGCATGGAGGAGCTGGGCCAGGGGCAGGAGCGGGGGCAGGCGCGGGGGCAGGAGCGGGAAAAGGAGGCGGCAAGCAGAGCAGCTGAAACGCCCGAAAACACCCTCTCCGTCACGGACACGGCCGCTACGCGTctgcaaagaaaagccaaggaaggggaggaggatgaggtgaaGACGTTGACATGGAAggagggtgagaagaggaggaagggaaatgAGGAGGATAAAGAGGAGAGGGGCCGAGGGggagtgaagcagagagagcaggaggaggtgcgaGTGGAGCAGATGAGAGTCctaaagaagaaggagaaccaGAGACCGGAGGTTGAG gtgaaggagagaagacAAGAAGTGAAGGTGTCCCACACATCGAAAGTGTTTGTGAATCAGGAAGCCAAGCACAACACCAATGGAAATGTTGCcagagaggaagtgacatcacaccTGGTAAAAACCAAAAGGACTTCCAG TACCTCCATCCGCCACGCGGCCCCAGCAGcagagctgggggaggctgaggaAAGGGCGATGATTCTGGAGACTGAGCAGAGGCTGGAGAAGTTCAGACGCTGCCACCAAGAGAAGGAGAACCAGGAGCTGGAGCTGCTCCGTGTGAGGCAGGCGGAGGCagagcaggagctggaggagctgaagaggaggagggaggagaggcgggaggccagggagggagaggagcgcaggagaggggcggaggagcAGCTACGCCAGGCCAAGGAAGAG gcggagaggaggaggatgaaggaggacattgagcggaggaggatggaggcagCAGAGAAGATGAAGACGCTTAGTGCCtctggggaggaaggagaaggggtgTTCAGCCCTGTCAGCCACACGCACAAG ATCACAGAGAGAACGGAATCCTTGAACCGATCCCTCAAGAAAAG TAACAGCTTCAAGAAGACACTGCCTCCTATTCTCCTCTCCAAGATGGATGACAGACTGGAGCAGTACACCCAGGCCATTGAG AGTTCCCAGGAGGCTAAAGCAGCGAAGCAGGCCTTGGTGGATATTCCCAGCACCCCTGAGGCTGTCGCTTCCAAGAAGAACCTGTTTGAGGCTGGAGAAGCCTGGAGCCAGAGCCCAGCCAAGGGAACTCCCTGCAAG gatgctgAGGGTCTGAAGGTGGGCGTGGCTGACCTCATTACCCAATGGGTGAAGGGGAACCCTGATGACAGCGGCAAGCAGTCTCCCTCCAGACCGTCG GACGTCAGACCTGGTGATGTGATGCAGAAGAAGAACATGTGGGAGATCATTGGAGATTCATCCCCTGGAAGGCCTGGGGCCAAG GGTACACCCTCTGGTAAGAGGTACAAATTTGTCGTGACGGGTCATGGAAAATATGAGAAGATTCCTGTCGATGAGAACGGTGATGAATATACCAATGCTGATGGAAAATCAG ACCTGTGTCAAGTTGACTATTGA
- the lsp1a gene encoding caldesmon, smooth muscle isoform X2: protein MEELGQGQERGQARGQEREKEAASRAAETPENTLSVTDTAATRLQRKAKEGEEDEVKTLTWKEGEKRRKGNEEDKEERGRGGVKQREQEEVRVEQMRVLKKKENQRPEVEVKERRQEVKVSHTSKVFVNQEAKHNTNGNVAREEVTSHLVKTKRTSSTSIRHAAPAAELGEAEERAMILETEQRLEKFRRCHQEKENQELELLRVRQAEAEQELEELKRRREERREAREGEERRRGAEEQLRQAKEEAERRRMKEDIERRRMEAAEKMKTLSASGEEGEGVFSPVSHTHKITERTESLNRSLKKSNSFKKTLPPILLSKMDDRLEQYTQAIESSQEAKAAKQALVDIPSTPEAVASKKNLFEAGEAWSQSPAKGTPCKDAEGLKVGVADLITQWVKGNPDDSGKQSPSRPSDVRPGDVMQKKNMWEIIGDSSPGRPGAKGTPSGKRYKFVVTGHGKYEKIPVDENGDEYTNADGKSDLCQVDY from the exons ATGGAGGAGCTGGGCCAGGGGCAGGAGCGGGGGCAGGCGCGGGGGCAGGAGCGGGAAAAGGAGGCGGCAAGCAGAGCAGCTGAAACGCCCGAAAACACCCTCTCCGTCACGGACACGGCCGCTACGCGTctgcaaagaaaagccaaggaaggggaggaggatgaggtgaaGACGTTGACATGGAAggagggtgagaagaggaggaagggaaatgAGGAGGATAAAGAGGAGAGGGGCCGAGGGggagtgaagcagagagagcaggaggaggtgcgaGTGGAGCAGATGAGAGTCctaaagaagaaggagaaccaGAGACCGGAGGTTGAG gtgaaggagagaagacAAGAAGTGAAGGTGTCCCACACATCGAAAGTGTTTGTGAATCAGGAAGCCAAGCACAACACCAATGGAAATGTTGCcagagaggaagtgacatcacaccTGGTAAAAACCAAAAGGACTTCCAG TACCTCCATCCGCCACGCGGCCCCAGCAGcagagctgggggaggctgaggaAAGGGCGATGATTCTGGAGACTGAGCAGAGGCTGGAGAAGTTCAGACGCTGCCACCAAGAGAAGGAGAACCAGGAGCTGGAGCTGCTCCGTGTGAGGCAGGCGGAGGCagagcaggagctggaggagctgaagaggaggagggaggagaggcgggaggccagggagggagaggagcgcaggagaggggcggaggagcAGCTACGCCAGGCCAAGGAAGAG gcggagaggaggaggatgaaggaggacattgagcggaggaggatggaggcagCAGAGAAGATGAAGACGCTTAGTGCCtctggggaggaaggagaaggggtgTTCAGCCCTGTCAGCCACACGCACAAG ATCACAGAGAGAACGGAATCCTTGAACCGATCCCTCAAGAAAAG TAACAGCTTCAAGAAGACACTGCCTCCTATTCTCCTCTCCAAGATGGATGACAGACTGGAGCAGTACACCCAGGCCATTGAG AGTTCCCAGGAGGCTAAAGCAGCGAAGCAGGCCTTGGTGGATATTCCCAGCACCCCTGAGGCTGTCGCTTCCAAGAAGAACCTGTTTGAGGCTGGAGAAGCCTGGAGCCAGAGCCCAGCCAAGGGAACTCCCTGCAAG gatgctgAGGGTCTGAAGGTGGGCGTGGCTGACCTCATTACCCAATGGGTGAAGGGGAACCCTGATGACAGCGGCAAGCAGTCTCCCTCCAGACCGTCG GACGTCAGACCTGGTGATGTGATGCAGAAGAAGAACATGTGGGAGATCATTGGAGATTCATCCCCTGGAAGGCCTGGGGCCAAG GGTACACCCTCTGGTAAGAGGTACAAATTTGTCGTGACGGGTCATGGAAAATATGAGAAGATTCCTGTCGATGAGAACGGTGATGAATATACCAATGCTGATGGAAAATCAG ACCTGTGTCAAGTTGACTATTGA